The following is a genomic window from Hyalangium gracile.
CGCCCGCGGCCGGTACTCCGCCGGCGGGTACGCCGACGAATCCCGTGGAGACCCGGCCGGAGCCGACGCCGTCCACGCAGTGCCCTCCGGCGACCCCGGCGCCCGGGGCGGGCAGCACGAACTCCGGCAGCGTGAGCGACATCATCAACAACCCGAACATGAGCCTGGAGGAGAAGCTGCAGGCCATCCTCACGCTGATCTCCCGCGACACGGATGACGAGATCCTCGACGTGATGAAGGAGATGTCGAGCGTCCGCGACGAGCGCGCCGGCCTGGGCACCGACGAGAAGAGCCGGGCCCGCGAGGCGAAGCTGGAGACGACGATGGAGCAGCTGAACCTGCGCCTCCAGAAGCTGATGGAGAAGCGCAAGCAGATGTTCGACCTGATGAGCAACATCTCCTCGAAGTTCAACGAGATGGCCAAGCAGGCCATCCAGAACATGGGCCGGGCCTGAGCCGCCATGGGACGCGTCATCAAGTACCAGGGAGACAGGACGATGGAGATCCGGACCGAGACCGTGGAGAAGCTGAAGGCGTTCGCGCGGGGCCAGGCGACGTGGGCGGAGGTGGAGGGGATGAGCTTCGAGGAGGCGAAATCCATCGCGCAGGTGGGCTGTGAGCTCGCCGCGGCGGGGCGCTACCAGGAGGCGCGCATCCTCTTCGAGGGGCTGGTGGAGGGCAACCCGAAGGACGCGGCCAGCCGGGCGGCGCTCGGCACCGTGTACCAGAAGCTGGGCCGGCTGCAGGACGCCATCAGCGAGTACAGCGCCGCGCTCGAGCGCGATCCGCGCAACCCCGTGGCCCTCGTCAACCGCGGTGAGCTGTACCTGCGGCAGGGCAACCGGCAGGGCTTCACGGACGTGACCCAGGCCGTGGAGGCGGATCCGCACGGCGAGACGTCGGCGGGCCGTCGGGCCCGGGCGCTGGTGAAGGCCATCACGCTCGTGGCGGTGGAGAAGATGAAGGAGAGCCCGCAGGCGTAGCGCTTGCGGCTGGGGGAAGGGGGGTGATCGGGTGATCGCCGGGCTCGAGGGGAGGGCTCGGCGGCAGCGCTCGGTGGGTGGGCCCGTGAGGGACATGGGCCATGCGAGGGCCCACCCGCCGACGCTGATTCAAGGCACGGAGATGTCGGCGACGCGCTCGCCGATGGGCGGGTGGGTCAGGCCCTTGATGACCACCCATCGAGGAGGCTCGGGGTCCATCTTGTTCAACCTCGCGGCCTTCACCAGCATCTGGCGGAACGTGGCGGGGTCGTTCGTCAGGCGCAGCGCGTAGCGGTCGGCCTCGCGCTCGCGCTCGCGGGAGAACGCCGCGGAGACGGGCGCGGACACCGTCATCACCACGTAGATCAGCAAGGGGATGAGCGGCAGCGTGCGCGTGTCCGCGAACCGGGTGGTGCCGAACCAGCCGCGCGCCGCCGACAGCTTCAGGAGCCTGTCGATCGCGAAGAGGAAGGCGACCAGCGCCACGGAGGAGGCGATGCGGCTCGGCCACTGGGACTCGTTCACGTGGCCCGCCTCGTGCGCGACGGCCGCGAGGATCTCCCCCTCGGTGAACTCCCGGAGCAGCACGTCGTTGAGCACGATGGTGCGCGTGGGGCCCTGGCCGGCGAAGTAGGCCTGGACGCGGTTGGAGGCAACGGACGTCTTCTCCACCAGCACGTCGGCGAAGGCGATGTTCGCGCGGGCCATCAGCTCGGTGAGGTGGGTGCGCAGGGGACCGGCCTCCAGCGGCGTCTGATCGTAGAAGGCGCGGCTGCGGTACGGGTCGAGCGCGGAAGCCACCAACATCAGTAGAGCCACGGGCACGCCCAGCACCAGCCACCAGCGCCGGAGCCGCCGCGCCAGGCCGTACAGGCCGAGGACCAGGGCGGAGACGACGATGACACTGGCCAGGAGCTCCTTGAGCTCGTCTCGCGCGTACGTCAGCGGCGTGTGCGTGGACATGCCGTATTGGTGCTCGAGGATGTAGCCGAAGTAGAAGTCGCTCGGAGCGGTGACGAGCTTCAGGCTGAAGTCCACGCAGAGTGCGAAGAGCAGCGCCGTTCCCCAGCCGGGCTCTCCCCAGAGCCTGTCCATCGCGCTGAGGAACACGCGGCTGACCGGCGCGGTGCGCAGGAAGCCCAGTCGGGAGCCGAGCCAGGCGGCCGAGGACTGGGCGAGGCGGTAGAAGGGCTTGTTCAGCGGCCCGAGCGCCAGCGCCAGGAACCCCACGTAGACGAAGGGGTTCACCGCGGCACGGATGTAGTACGGCAGGCTGTACGCCTTGATCTCCGCGAGCTGCGCGGGCGTGAAGATGGGCTCCATGGGCGGGGAGAGGCTATGCCGGCTCCGCCCTGTGTGCCCAGATGCACCCCGCGTGACATGCGGGGCGCCTTCGTGGCGCGTCAGGTCGGCAGGGGGCAGCACCGTGGTATAGGCGCAACCCACTCGATACCCGTTTGAGGAGTTCCTGATGCGCTTCGTGCTTCCCCTGGTCGCACTGCTGGTCACGGCCGGCCCTGCACTCGCCGATGATTCCACCCGCGTCGCCCCGAAGGAGCCTACCGGCGCTCCTCCGAAGGCGGCCGCTCCCGAGGCGGGACCGGCGCTGCGCTTCGCCTGGCCCTCTCCGTCTCGGGTGAAGGTGACCGAGCGCATCCTCAAGAAGGGCAAGCGCTCGGTGGTGAGCTACGACGCGGTGTTGTCGGCGCGGTCGGGCGGTGGGTACGAGGTGAAGATCGACAAGTTCCAGTTCCTGGAGATGGAGGGGCGCGACCTCACCCAGGGTCCGCTGCCCCCGGAGCTCAAGGCGGCCGCAGCCATCGCGAGTGCCCTCCCCACGCTGGTGATCTCCGCTGACGGAGAGGTGTCGGACGTGGTGGGGATGGAGGAGGTCATCGAACGCACCACCGCGCTCGTCCCCGAGGAGAAGGGCATGCGCGACCAGGTGCGCAGGACGCTCTCGCAGCCGGCGATGATGCAGATGATGAAGCAGCGGGTGGGTGACTTCTGGAGCACGTGGGTGGGCGCGTGGGTCGGCGCCGATCTGGCCGCTGGCGAGAAGCGCACCGGCACGGTGCCGATGCAGCTGCCCTCGGGGAGCGTGGACAGCCAGGTGACGATGCACCACCGCGGGTCGGATCCGGCCTACAAGGGCTCGGTGCACCTGGAGGTGGAGACGGTGCTCGAGGGTGAGCCCTTCCGCAAGGCGATGGCAGGTCTGGTCTCCCAGATGATTCAGTCCTCCGCCGCCAAGGACCAGGCGCCGGACATCGACAAGATGCTCAAGTCGGCGCGCCGCGTCTCCACCGTGGAGGTGGTGACCGATCCCGCCACCCTGCGGCCCTACCGCGCGCGCATGGCGCAGGTGACGAAGCTGCTGATGGAGGGCCAGGAGCGCGAGGAGCGCGAGGAGCGTGAGTACAGCTTCGCGTGGCCCACGAAGGAGAGCGGCAAGCGCCGCTGAGCCGAGAGCTGGATCGGCAGTCCCACTTCCGATAGCCGAGCCCATTCGAGAGCCGTGACGAGGGAGACTTCATGAGAAGGCGGTGTTTGACGTTGTGCCTGCTGCTCGCGCTGGCCGCTTGCAAGGAAGAC
Proteins encoded in this region:
- a CDS encoding tetratricopeptide repeat protein, producing MGRVIKYQGDRTMEIRTETVEKLKAFARGQATWAEVEGMSFEEAKSIAQVGCELAAAGRYQEARILFEGLVEGNPKDAASRAALGTVYQKLGRLQDAISEYSAALERDPRNPVALVNRGELYLRQGNRQGFTDVTQAVEADPHGETSAGRRARALVKAITLVAVEKMKESPQA
- a CDS encoding M48 family metalloprotease, which encodes MEPIFTPAQLAEIKAYSLPYYIRAAVNPFVYVGFLALALGPLNKPFYRLAQSSAAWLGSRLGFLRTAPVSRVFLSAMDRLWGEPGWGTALLFALCVDFSLKLVTAPSDFYFGYILEHQYGMSTHTPLTYARDELKELLASVIVVSALVLGLYGLARRLRRWWLVLGVPVALLMLVASALDPYRSRAFYDQTPLEAGPLRTHLTELMARANIAFADVLVEKTSVASNRVQAYFAGQGPTRTIVLNDVLLREFTEGEILAAVAHEAGHVNESQWPSRIASSVALVAFLFAIDRLLKLSAARGWFGTTRFADTRTLPLIPLLIYVVMTVSAPVSAAFSREREREADRYALRLTNDPATFRQMLVKAARLNKMDPEPPRWVVIKGLTHPPIGERVADISVP